CGTATTAGTTTATCTATgtgattaatattatatataataaatattatattaagaaaGATGGCGGGTGTCACGttatatcatatatcatatattcatatacattttattttaataagagaatctttcttaattgattaaataaggTGTGTAAGTTGTTGTACACTTATCATAGTATATCATATTAGTTGATATGTGATTAATAGTATATAGAATAAACATTATATTGAGGAAGAAGGATAAaacataacaattttttaaccaaGAGAATTCATCTTAGTTGGTTAAGTAAGGTGTGTGAgttgtgataaaccttttgGTATATGTCTTTGATTCTCAtgaataaaagaatatatatatatatatatatatatatatatatatatatatatatatatatatatatatatatatatacatttatttttaaattatggaTACCATGTTTCCTctaacaattatttataaactaCTACTAAGGATATTAGATTGGTTAAATActcattttgttcttttatcttattttttggcctaaaatatatttgtaatttctaataaatatctgAATTTCATGTTTGttccataataattttttcattgttttttctccctcattaaataacatttttttgtccctgataaattaacaaatttgtgtttgttccttaatactatttttttcatttattattatccctttgaaaaagactaataacaaataattttttttatcaaggaacaaacacaaaatttgctaatttatcaacaactaaaaaaagtgcaaaaggaccataaacaaaattgttattttattaaggaCTCAAtgcaaagaattttttttatcaaagaacaaacacaaaattcaagTATATATTAGGGATCACaatataatttagtatttttttgttcaatttggtTCGGTTAAAAAGTTCATTTTAGTCATTTATCCTCttaaattgaatcaaaattGTCCTTCCatccatttaaaattaatgtcattaataatataaagataGTGACGGTTAAAGACTCTCACAAAATGTAAACTtcttagtttttcctcttctcttctCCCTCCACCGTATATCATCGTTTGTGACAATTTCTAGCCATCGTGGGTGGTGGCCTgttctccttttctttctcatttcacCCCTTCACCTTCTTCCCCTTCTACTCAATACCTAAACTTGCAACCATGATTTTCATCTCATCTTTGTGAACCCAACGATAACATCCTACATTTAAACCTCAACATTGATCTTCACCTCACTGAAACGCATAACCAAAAATCACCACCATTGCTATGCTTATGCATGGATCACCATCGCGCAATTAGTTGTGACTATGCTAGCGAAGACGACAACTAGTGAACCCTCTGCTCCCTCCTCTCTTGTGACTATGCTTTTGGCTTGTtgattttcttctaaaaattgAGGTTTTAGGGTTTGTGTTAAATGTAGAAGGCATGAATTTGTACTCACCAAGTGATACTTGTTGAGATGTGTGGGAGAAGGGAGACAaggaaggaaaaggaaaaaagagaggagGGAGCAAAAGGACAAGAAGAGGAGGTGGAAGAGGGAGAACATAAGCTTACATTTTGATGTAGTTTGAAGGATATTACAAAAGGCCAAGTTCCACATTGCTTGGGATAACTTAGGCTCATCTGTTTATATACAATTTTGTGATATGGGCTTTCAAAGTGGCTAGCAAGAAATGGAAGTCTTGCATGCATGAAATTGGCCACATGGGTTTGTCTTAGTGCAAATCCAccaattccccccccccccccctatgAGCGTGCAAAGTTGTATGCTATTACAttattgttttagaaaatatctttttagcttACCTAAgatatattgtttttaatgagATAGAAACTAATTTGGCTTTGGTGCAAATATCATGGGATTCTCTTACTATTTTAAATATGCGATATTATTACCACATTAATTTCAAATCATATTACTATTTTTCATAAATGTGTTTTATAATTGGATTAATTCTTTgattcctttttcctttttttagtgCTCCCTTCTCACCCTATATATGTCGCACTTCAAACCTTGTTTCAAACACACCACAAcaacctttcttttttttttctctggttTTCTTTTTGTGCTTTGGGGTTTGAATTTTTGCCTTTGTCAATTTTTGTATCCTCAGCTTGGCTGAGAGATTTCTGTTGTATTTGGAGGGATTTGCGTGAGATACCAATAAATCTTTTAGGGTAGTATTATCACATGCCTCGGGAAGATATAATTTATGACCTTTTTAGCATTGATTCCAACAcattttgtgatgatttttaCTCACCAATATCcttaaattattaatagttaGTGGCGGATCTAGGACCTAAAGCTAACGAGGGTAAATTgtcctttaataaaaaattaaaatatattttttatccttttaaaattttcaaattcgattttagtcctttttgtatgtttttttccttataattttaaaatgcatcattttttgtCCTTCTCAAAGTGCTATTTGaaccacttttttttcctggataaaGCATtatctaatttgtttttatagGTAAAAGTTatgaatttcaaaattagagggaaaaaaACACAGACAAAGAAATTTAGAGAAACTAAAATTGAATTTCGAAAATTTTAGAAGAATGGCAAACATAATTTTATCTTCTAAAACAGAATCAAATTGTTAACTAgtgtaaaagaaacaaaacataacaaaaaaaaatagtcaataaaagacaactaaaaaattgaaagtagtgggatcaaactataaaaatagagggagcaaaaaaaataaatagcaaCAGTACATGTATCCTTATGATTTTTACAAAGTCGGCCCATATTAacacattaattaaaaacagataaaatgatcattttgaattagtttaaaaagataaaaaataaaaaaaaaatttaaaaaataaaaaataaattgaataaaaaaataaaggatcgTGGATATTTAGTCTATTAGATTCTACTAGTCTTTTGTTACCAATCTGTTTAATGATTATGATAATTtacatcatatattttttatttaaattcataaatttttaaataatttacagAAAAATgactaattattaataaatgatgTTTAAGTTCATCGGAAGTAATTTTTATCAGGTTTTGTAGCATTTTCTACCATTGAATTAGGTAACTTTCTTCGAAACTTCACAACcgaataaaacaaatttaattgacCCGAAATAGATGGGAAGAAATGGAGTGAGTGAGTGACTAGTGAGGACCACAAAAGAAAGAGCGGTAccttttaactaaaaaaatgttcGTCCTGATTGAGAAATTGTCTCTCCCACTTGTTGGTGATCAAGTGGACAACAACTCAACAAGTAATGTCACGTACTACTTATAATACGGTCTTGTTTATTAACATGTTAGGTGCAAATGAAATTAGATTTACCAGTTTTGAGTTTGAatcatatgaataaaaaaataattaattttttttttactaaaaatgatCACTATTCCgaattttttgacaaaaattaataactaaaaaagtTAATGAGTATTTTGCACTAAGGTAACATGAAAAAAAGTGCCGCacgtgttttttttgttgtcacTCCAATCCCAAAATTTTTTAAGACAAATTGATTTAGATatttataaagttaattttaaaattgacatgaaaattataaattgttaaaatagttaacttattctttttataaaaaagaaaacaggtTGAAAGAGTCAATTTTATCTACATGATATGAAGAAAATGATACAATTccttataaatacaaaattaaaattgaaagaataataatgcatgctaatgtatttttttcctcttcattgATCAATAATATTGTTGGGCAGTGCGATGCAAAAGTTTGACATTTTTGCAGCAAATTGATATTGATTTCGTTTTTAACGGAGCTTGCACTTTATTATCCAAACGCAAAATATAGAACTAAATGTAATTTCCTTTTCACCATCATTTCACGTTGAGCAAACACACTTTTGAAGGCTCCAAAAAGTTAAACCAAATTGGATCGAGCACTAAATGGATATATGCAAGTCTTGTTTATCTGAGATATCAGCATCGGATTCCTCCAGCTGGCTTTCCTTCATAATTTTCGTTAAAATCAACAACGAGTTatacacatacattcacattcatatctatgtttcctttcttttctgaaAGGTCCAATCTTATATGTATCATGCTGAACTTGAAATAATTAGTTCGTTCACAGAGAGAATGACATACGATAGTGTGTGCCCATTTATGTATATAAGAGATATATAAAGTTATTCTTATTAGTTCAAATATGCTATGCTCATTTTCACTTATTGGCTTATTTTCGTTAACTTCAATTATCATACCGCTTTTTCTCTGATATGATTATGCATTTGTTTGATCAAATATGTGTTTCATTTggctttttaaatatatatgcaaCGTACACATCCACCACACATTCAAATTTGGAAGTTTGACCTTAGATGTtcatattagtatttttatttttctttgatgatatcGCATCATATATTAATCTAGCAATATATGAGCTTTACAGGCATCAAGCTTAAGAAAACTTCATATGCATACAAAATTGATTGTAAAATTCTGTCAGTTATTTGTTAAAGTATTGTCGGAACGTAATGTGAAAAAGAACATTCAATGTGCTCATAATACTATGATTTATTATCTTTGAGAAATTTAAAACTTGATAAATTTGAATGGCCCTGTTCATCACTCATCAAGCACCAGTTCACCTTCCAGGGCATTCATTACCCATGCACCAAATAAACGCGTTATACTAAATAGAAAGCTAAcgtagtttttaattttttttttcacttagttgttttttctttttcttcatttaataaataataataaacttaaGACTACCAACGGGAACGAGAATATTCTAACTTAACTAATCATttcgaattaaaattttaggttATATTTCACAGGACATTTtgattactttttaattttttttactaattgaaaaatttatttaagtatttgATAAACAAAAACTTTGATTGACAAGATATTTCAATTAatgtgtagttttttttttactctttaaaaaacttgtattattgtttaataaacaaactttttttgaTAATTTCAACCATTTTTTGAgacattattcttttaaaataaattatgattttattatttttctgtcatattttaccttttaactattttaacagttagttttatcaaatacttataatttaatcgactaatttttcacttttaagcTATGAGTTAGTTTTCTAACTTCTAACTAACTTTTCAACTAGTTTTGGAAACATAACTAAACTTTTACTagcttttagtattttttgaaaacaccaagtatcattttttaaaatgttctagcatctaactttttatattttctttcacttttatttttgatatatttatctaattttctagttatccttttttaaataaatcatgtttttattatttttttgtcatttatatttttcaattattttaacaattaattttactaaacacttataatttaataacataaatttttaacttttagattTTAATTACCAATTAGTTTTCAGGTTCCAACTAAATTTgtagttaattttgttaaacataaccttaaatatagaaaaaaattaaatactcaaACAGTGTTTTTTGGTGTATAATATTTCTATTCGGTTCAAATAAGATTATTTCTATTATATGATAGATTTAGtctaagaaaattaataaacctAGGAGAACATAAGCATTCAaagagaaagttttattgttagttttataatttttttgacctTATTGATTTTCAATACTCTTGCATGCGCGGTACACCAGCAACTCCTTCTAAAACTAAATGGCCGAAAGCAAAACGGCAGGCACAAAACAGCTTCCAAACAGGTCAAAAAGTACAGTACATACTGAGTCGTCACGTATGTCATTGTCATGTCTTCAACACGCTAAAACAAGTACCTACAAACTCGTTCTGTGCAACACCTTCAATTCAAATATGCATGGACATCATTTCCATTGTTTGTGCAATTCCTTGTCTTAGAAGTGCCATTACATAACATTTTATagaaatgaaatgaatttttgAATTCTACCTTCTAATTAGGGGTTCAGTGTTGACTATATATTCAGTAACCATGCATATACTTAAACGCAACATTTATTCATTAACtcaattcatattcaaattattattattgttacgTACCTCGATACTGTATAGGCTTGTTACAGCTGTACGTAAAATTCCATCACGGACAGCGACTCAATCTTAAGGCAACAACATTACACAACCACCCTGCGCGTTCCGACTCGTTTTGTTGTGTTTAATAACAAGCCGTGTAAGCCAAATTAAGCGCGTTACGTCCTTCTAtcactctctttctctcattttcctcctctaataagtttaatttatcctaccctttttcttttcttatactCTTATTTAGCATACATTAGTTGCAAGTATGCTTCTTTGTTCTTACTTACCTAGGGTTCTGGATTCGCCATTGATCACACTAGGATAACTAATTTACGTAGGGTTCTGGATTCGCCACTGATCACACTAGGATGACTAATTTACGTACCTTACCATCCATTCGCCCAATAGGTTTCTTGATCAACACATCCTTAATCTTTTGGTCTCTATATCCCGTCCATGTCACATGCTCAactagattattattattatttgaagcTAGCTAGCagatttcttttactttttctcaCCGATTACAGTACCCACTATAGTGTCACTCAACTCACTCATGCATGTTGAAAGAAACGTCCAAAATAAGGAAAGAGCGTCTTCTGTGCAGATTTCCTTGTCACCGGCATTTGTACCCTTGACAAATGTGCGAGGATCATCAACCTAGCTATTCTATGTAGATGAATAGGTTTTCTGTTTGTGGGATTATCTCTTAGGTGTAACCGACTCAAATATAATCCCTTccctcttcaattttttttggaaatattaATTTGGACTTATTCTCTAGTTTCTGGTGTTGATGTTTCCCTACTACGTTTTACGTGTGAGGTTTATCTATTTTTACATTGTACGGAGCCACGTGGGGACAACTTAATTAAAGCATCTTCCTCACTAAACATTGAGATCCCATTTTTAATTCCGAAAAATATAGTGTCCGCCCCAAAATGGGATGAATGAGTGGTGGAGAGAAGTGAAAAGATAAAAGACAAAGATTAAGAAAAAGTGGTAAACATTAcaattattatatgattaaaacgaaaaagaaagagaaatgaaaagaaagtaaTGTAAAAATGAAATAGATGTGAAAGTGAGGAAATGTTTATAAtagttcttttaattaattctgttGCGAAAAGGATGATTATATAGAATATAGGAGTACTAATAGCATGTTTGTTTTGATATTAAGAGCTCTCGAAATCGAGATTtaactaaaaacaacaaaattttactTCTCACAAAATCCCACTTAATTTAGAACGCATGGCAGCTGCATCCAACGTGTAAACAAACATAACCTAAATACGTGGATCAGTTAAtatagaattattttaaattaactaataatataaaatttaagttttaagtaTGCATCAGCCTTAAATACAAGAGTTTGCAATTGTAGCTTATATAAAAGTCATACACTTGTGCGGTCGAGAGCTTTCAGTAGCACTTCTCTTCTAGGATGTTCAATATGTTACTGTCATTTCTCTACTATAAAatgaatctttaattatttaaagaaaaaaaatattaaaattcttgACAGTATTATACAAAGagatattttattcttataacttTTTCGTCAATATTTAACtgtttcttatatattaaaaaagagagaatataATAATGAGTAAAAAGAATCTCTTATATGAATAATGATGATTATTTGATACCCTACGTGTGTACAAttaagggaaaagagaaagacataaagaaaagagaaaaataatgtgTGTCAAGTGAAAAGATTAAAAGGAggaaatatatatgaattaagcAATGTGTCAACAAATAGAAGAAATGATAGACACTTACTCTTTTGTATGATAGAAGTTGTGCCTTTTACTGTTCCATCAATTAAGCTCCTAAAGAATTGCTAATGTTAAAAATGCTAGACATCATACATAGTCCAACAGCAAGATAATGGAGGCATCAAATCTTGCTAGCTTATACCAATTTTTGCTATAAGATAGACCAACGAAACTGTTAGTTTGTTAATCTTGTCGAATATTGAGAAAAATCAACAagatttatacaaattattcttgtaatatataaaaattagttagtaaTATCTAGATTGAACTAAattaatttagcatatcttAACTTATTAATTAAGAGATTAGTTCTTAGTTCTTATATTTTCCTATACTTTGTGATTTATTTCATTATCTAATTAAAGCTTAAAGGTtgaatgcatatatatatatatatatgtccttTTGTATCATGTGATAACACAAATCTTATGCatatcatattaaattaaattaatattaattctgGATAGGCAGGATAGCTATAGtctctactaaaaaaaataatattaattttaaaatatttaatttctttttgtctCTCACTATCTAACTCTTCGTAATTTCAACATGTTCCAATTAATCACCCGTCTCCTAGCCTTAGCCGGAAAGCACTTACTCCTACCTTGAAACCATTCTTGTGcacaataattaatttcacaCTTAGCATGTTCTGCAATTCCTCTGAAAGGACAAACAAAAATCAACCACCTCCAAATGACAATCTATTGGGCTAGATTTAACAGTTTGCTAAAATTCTTAGTTGCTAGCCAGGAAATGAAAAAcgaattgattaattaattaatcgaAAACAAGTTTCataccaaaattaaaacaaaaattgaaaatatatgaaGCAAAGTTTTATCTACACACTCTttaacttatattattttaaacacacTCTTTTATTGACtgaaatttatagaaaattacaattttttttatgattcttaatttatatttaaaaagttgttttcaatagattctaataaattataaagaacatgttaaaaaaattgcattacggAGTGTGCTGTGACTTGTGAGCATTCTTCAACGAAATTTGTACAGAAATCTCAATTGGTTGAGGTGTATGGAACATAAATGGACACAAAGAAAAAGCCAGATGAAGAGtagtaaagtaaaaataaaatggaagaaaaataattactcCCAAAGAAGTTGGTATGATTAATAACTGAATTAAGTTTTCTCACGTAAGATTTCGTAAAGTTCTTTTAGCACCACCGCTCTTAATTAATCAAACGCGTATACTTCAATTCAGTTTgttgttttaaacttttaatgaAACAGCTCTCCAATgttcaaaaattaatatatatattttccttttttttaatatatacaacaATACAAAAATCACCAgcgaaaacattttttttctttccaaaactaCCCCTGCTCCGGTATGGAACTCAACGTAGCCGTGAACTTGCCCCTACCCCTACCTCCAATTTTACCCTTCCCTTTACTCGCCACGTTATGATTAAAAACCGTCGCGGCAGCGGCGCCACCGTCAGGCGCGACTCGCCGGGCAGGCTTGGCATTCCCGTCAGCGGCGGAGAGAAACACAATCTGTCTCCGGCCGCATTTGGCGAGCGCGGAGGTGGCGACGACAGCGAGGGCCGCCATCTCCTGCGGCGGGAGGTGGCGCTTGAGGCGAGTCAACGGGAGCGCGAAGTAGAGTTGACCGGGCCTCAACTCCTCGTCCTCGTGAACCGCCGTTACGACGTCGTCGAATCCCAACTCGTCGGAGTCGCATATGAAACACGCCGGGTAGAGCTGCAGCAGATACgacaccttgactgggtaagaGAATTCTTGCATCCTCCCGTCGTGAACGACAACCTTCGCCGTCGAAACCTGCGACGTCGTTTCGTGGTACGAGCTGAAAACGCAATTCCCCATGTagaaccaaaaaaaatgaacaacctCAGTGAGTCAAAATTTGTTCCTGGGAAGGTAGCTATATTCTACCAACGAAACGCTTAATTGGAGACACGGTGTGGTGTTGAATATTGGagagacatatatataaatagaagtCTTAGGAAAGAGCCAGCGAGTTGGATGCCACGTAGGATATTAATAACACTTAattgttctaatttttattactattatttttgcaAATgggaatgaaattaaaattaggaattaattaaaaaatggtgtGCGTGGATTGGGAGAAGCTTTACAGGCTGGTGACAGGTTGTGGGGCAATGCAGTATGGAGTGTGGTAGTATTTACGGGGAGAGGGACTGCTAACGGATTGTGTATGTATTTTTtggcaaattaaaataaataattgacaaattaatttaaaattttagatttattttataagaaaaaaatagattcaAATAGAATAAATAGATAATATAAACGATTAAATCAGGTGTATTCAAGCAAGGCCGGCTTAAGATCCAAGTAAGGGCTTTAAATTCCCAAAAAGAAAccccaaaataattttttttagtactaatatatttcaaaaaaaattattataaaattatatttaatagataattttgcatcacaaaaaatttaaaactttaattttaaataaaacaatgataatttcaataattattttataagtaaataaaatatctcttaaatttattttaggtaTGTATCTGTATTCAAGACTCAAACCTAAAATTTGTTACTAAATTAGAATAATCTCTCATGTTACTTGATCCATTTATTTGATGAGACGGATTATGTATCTATGGTATGTATTGAATGggttgttttgtttatttttttttgtttactgtaTCGGGTGCTTGGTTTGGTTCTTCAATTTGCATATGGTGGAGTGGTAATTATAATAATCTCGAACGTCCCATAGTCATAGATAGAGTGGGTGCTAAGGTGAGAGAGTAGTGTGGGCACGCCGTTGCTTCACGGTTGAGGTTTTACTCAATTTGCACTGTGTTTAATGAACATGCAAATGCCAAATACTACAACCAGAATAATTTGTTTGAGTGGCGAGAGAATATTCTATTCAAAGCTAAGGGGAGGGAAAAAGTCTTCAAATATCATATACTAGTACATTATATTACATATTATGCATTTATGCCTAAAGCGTTACTTAAGAAAATCTAAgagataaaattgaaattttggtgCGTGTATAATTAAGGCACTTATTTTAACTAGTCACCCTATAAGAAATCCATTAAATATTGACTGATTTAGAGCTAAAAATATTGAGTCAATGTAGATATCGATTTAGACATTATTGTAGACAGAGAAAATTTATAGTCTCTAAATTGGTCACCATGagcattaaaatttgaattttaattagagACTGGCTAatggttttaaaaaacttatttatttaattaggtactgttttttttttggtttttaattagattatttATAAAGACTGATTGTTGGTCGCTATTTAACCATTTTAGAGACAAGAAGCTTTAGTTTCTAATTGTAATATAACTAGAGACTGATTTTTCAGTTGCTATTAACTCATTTTTGATGCTGCTTTTTCAGTCTCTAATTGCAAAAGAATTTGAAACTGATATTTTAGTGTTTAATAgaaatataattagaataattGCTCagcactattattattattattccataatataaaataatcaataaagca
The Glycine max cultivar Williams 82 chromosome 16, Glycine_max_v4.0, whole genome shotgun sequence genome window above contains:
- the LOC100790666 gene encoding uncharacterized protein translates to MGNCVFSSYHETTSQVSTAKVVVHDGRMQEFSYPVKVSYLLQLYPACFICDSDELGFDDVVTAVHEDEELRPGQLYFALPLTRLKRHLPPQEMAALAVVATSALAKCGRRQIVFLSAADGNAKPARRVAPDGGAAAATVFNHNVASKGKGKIGGRGRGKFTATLSSIPEQG